From a region of the Citricoccus muralis genome:
- a CDS encoding CarD family transcriptional regulator encodes MRLVPGQFVVHPHHGPAIVLDRQVRQLKGKDVAYVELEIQDKGLRISVPESMVKDIGVRDVSSHTQVRKLMSLLAKPSEYVEEQWSRRLKAFQEKLATGDLPRVAEVVRDLHRRQAEKDLSMAERTLYRDAVEILAAEVAIVLDVSVVEAEDVMVQAIDGTPLKDLGLDRGKDSKHAKQAA; translated from the coding sequence GATCGTTCTCGATCGTCAGGTCCGGCAATTGAAGGGTAAGGACGTCGCGTATGTGGAACTGGAAATCCAGGACAAGGGATTGCGCATCTCCGTTCCCGAATCGATGGTGAAGGACATCGGTGTCCGCGATGTCAGCAGCCACACCCAGGTCCGCAAGCTGATGTCCCTCCTCGCGAAGCCGAGCGAGTACGTCGAGGAGCAGTGGTCCCGCCGGCTGAAGGCCTTCCAGGAGAAGCTGGCGACCGGTGACCTGCCCCGCGTGGCCGAAGTGGTCCGCGACCTGCACCGCCGTCAAGCCGAGAAGGACCTGTCCATGGCGGAGCGCACTCTGTACCGCGATGCCGTGGAGATCCTCGCGGCCGAGGTCGCCATCGTCCTGGACGTCTCCGTGGTCGAGGCCGAGGACGTCATGGTCCAGGCCATCGACGGCACACCGCTGAAGGACCTGGGCCTGGATCGCGGCAAGGACTCCAAGCACGCCAAGCAGGCCGCCTGA